A region of Desulfolithobacter dissulfuricans DNA encodes the following proteins:
- a CDS encoding cobalt-precorrin-5B (C(1))-methyltransferase: MTAAKKTKRLRSGFTTGACAAAAAKGAALLLLRGSRPDSVEIPFPTGDRYGFTLHSCCLQDDQATASVIKDAGDDPDVTNGAEIIAVVEPGEVDGEDWLTLRGGPGVGTVTKPGLPIAPGEPAINPVPQRMIREALLEALAEANSVSKTDGVSKTDGQPLPLKVTICVRDGELLAEKTLNARLGIVGGLSILGTTGIVRPISARAWTDTIDASMKVARAAGLDEVLLSTGRTSEAAVQRYLEARRSASLPEEAQVMMGDYLAYGLKAARRHGFAKIHLAGMWAKVLKCALRIPQTHVRHGALEVRQAADLLERLGLDRTMARELAGANTAREIYERLSSAGRTDLIRAVCEEAAGYARKRSGLKVELYLVTSEAGVVECVKDRR, from the coding sequence TTGACAGCTGCAAAAAAGACAAAGAGACTGCGTTCCGGCTTTACCACCGGTGCCTGCGCCGCCGCCGCGGCCAAGGGGGCGGCCCTGCTTCTGCTGCGGGGAAGCCGGCCGGACTCAGTGGAGATACCTTTCCCCACCGGTGACCGGTATGGTTTTACGCTCCACTCCTGCTGCCTGCAGGATGACCAGGCCACGGCCTCGGTGATTAAGGACGCCGGTGATGATCCCGATGTGACCAACGGGGCCGAGATCATAGCCGTGGTCGAGCCCGGCGAGGTGGACGGCGAGGACTGGTTGACGCTTCGCGGCGGCCCCGGAGTGGGGACGGTGACCAAACCCGGGTTGCCGATTGCGCCCGGTGAACCTGCCATCAACCCGGTACCGCAGCGCATGATCCGCGAGGCCCTGTTGGAGGCTCTGGCCGAGGCGAACAGTGTGTCAAAGACAGACGGTGTGTCGAAGACAGACGGGCAGCCCTTGCCCCTCAAGGTGACCATCTGCGTCCGGGACGGAGAACTGCTGGCGGAAAAGACCCTCAACGCCAGGCTTGGTATTGTCGGCGGTCTCTCCATCCTCGGTACTACCGGCATTGTCCGGCCGATCTCCGCCAGGGCCTGGACCGACACCATCGACGCCTCCATGAAGGTGGCCCGGGCCGCCGGGCTTGACGAGGTACTCCTTTCCACCGGTCGTACCTCCGAGGCTGCAGTCCAGCGCTATCTCGAGGCCCGACGGAGCGCGTCCCTGCCCGAGGAGGCCCAGGTGATGATGGGTGACTACCTGGCCTATGGACTCAAGGCGGCCCGGCGGCACGGTTTTGCAAAGATCCACCTGGCCGGCATGTGGGCCAAGGTCCTCAAATGCGCCCTCAGGATACCCCAGACCCACGTCCGGCACGGGGCCCTGGAGGTGCGTCAGGCTGCCGACCTGCTGGAGCGTCTGGGCCTGGACCGGACCATGGCCAGAGAACTTGCCGGTGCCAATACTGCCCGGGAAATCTATGAACGGCTCAGCTCAGCCGGACGGACCGACCTGATCCGGGCCGTCTGCGAGGAGGCTGCGGGGTATGCCCGGAAACGTTCGGGCCTCAAAGTGGAACTCTACCTGGTAACCTCGGAGGCCGGGGTGGTGGAGTGTGTCAAAGACAGACGGTGA
- a CDS encoding precorrin-8X methylmutase — MHKISSVIDILKIAPRDIEAESFRIIERELTAQDHPVLTTLTQEEFAVVRRCIHATGDFAFADTMRFHPRAVTAGLTAIRAGKNILVDVNMAAAGISRGLLERFGGRVICRIGEPETADLARAENLTRSEAAFLRASQDNIGIVAIGNAPTALLQAMEMIRTGLFNPDLVIGVPVGFVNAVESKDILADKPYPHITALGRKGGTPVAVASVNALLRLA, encoded by the coding sequence GTGCACAAGATTTCGTCTGTCATTGACATACTGAAAATCGCGCCCCGCGATATCGAGGCCGAAAGTTTCCGCATCATCGAACGGGAACTTACCGCCCAGGACCATCCGGTCCTGACCACCCTTACCCAGGAAGAATTTGCCGTGGTTCGGCGCTGCATCCATGCCACTGGTGATTTTGCCTTTGCCGATACCATGCGTTTTCATCCCCGGGCGGTCACTGCCGGTCTCACGGCCATCCGGGCCGGAAAAAATATTCTGGTCGATGTCAACATGGCAGCGGCCGGCATTTCCAGGGGGCTGCTGGAGCGGTTCGGCGGCCGGGTCATCTGCCGCATCGGCGAGCCGGAAACCGCTGACCTGGCCCGGGCCGAGAATCTGACCCGTTCCGAGGCTGCCTTCCTCCGGGCGAGCCAGGACAATATCGGAATTGTCGCCATCGGCAACGCGCCCACGGCCCTGCTTCAGGCCATGGAGATGATCCGGACCGGGCTTTTCAATCCGGACCTGGTCATCGGGGTGCCGGTCGGTTTTGTCAATGCGGTAGAATCCAAGGATATCCTGGCCGATAAGCCCTATCCCCACATCACGGCCCTGGGTAGAAAGGGGGGAACTCCGGTGGCGGTGGCCAGTGTCAATGCCCTGCTTCGGCTGGCGTGA
- a CDS encoding cobyrinate a,c-diamide synthase, whose product MRRGLCPHLFRRQPDRARGISVIEGVMGLFDGEDGSAAHLARLLGLPVLLVVDVRSAAQSVAAVVHGFATLDSGVHLAGVVLNRVGSARHRQLIEEALARYCDLPIIGFLPRNQELTIPSRHLGLHMGSEHELALEQLARFMEEHLDLDLLLELACRLTPGREVSRPQAPSGTSVPTGETVRIGVARDEAFCFYYQDNLDMLRSGGGQLVEFSPIHDATLPEELHGLYLGGGYPELFARQLSANKTMRTAIKVFARSGRPVYAECGGFMYLTRSIVCLQHTTDQEGGEYPMVGVFPVTARMQPRLRRLGYRQVVQERPGFFGPAGQKLFGHEFHYSAIDPMPEDVERVYRLEDGRYEGYRIHNTLAGYLHLHWGRTPEAARSFIQACRDLAR is encoded by the coding sequence GTGCGGAGAGGACTTTGTCCGCACCTGTTTCGCCGCCAACCGGACCGCGCCAGGGGGATCTCGGTCATAGAAGGCGTGATGGGGCTCTTTGACGGGGAGGACGGGTCGGCCGCCCACCTGGCCCGGCTTCTCGGCCTGCCGGTTCTCCTGGTGGTGGATGTTCGATCAGCCGCCCAGTCCGTGGCTGCGGTGGTGCATGGGTTCGCCACCCTGGATTCCGGAGTGCACCTGGCCGGGGTGGTATTGAACCGGGTGGGCAGCGCCAGGCACCGCCAGCTGATCGAGGAGGCCCTGGCCCGGTACTGTGATCTGCCGATTATCGGTTTTCTGCCCCGTAACCAGGAGCTGACCATTCCGTCCCGTCACCTGGGGTTGCACATGGGCTCGGAACACGAGCTGGCCCTGGAGCAGCTGGCCCGGTTCATGGAAGAACACCTGGACCTGGACCTGCTCCTGGAACTGGCATGCCGGCTGACACCGGGACGAGAGGTTTCCCGGCCACAGGCTCCTTCCGGTACGTCGGTGCCGACTGGTGAAACGGTGCGGATCGGCGTTGCCAGGGATGAAGCCTTTTGTTTCTATTACCAGGATAATCTGGATATGCTCCGCAGTGGAGGTGGGCAGCTGGTGGAGTTCAGCCCCATCCATGATGCGACCCTGCCGGAAGAACTCCATGGACTCTATCTTGGCGGTGGCTATCCGGAGCTCTTTGCCAGGCAACTCAGCGCCAATAAAACAATGCGGACAGCCATAAAAGTGTTTGCCAGGTCCGGGCGTCCCGTGTATGCCGAATGTGGCGGCTTCATGTACCTCACCCGGTCCATCGTCTGTCTTCAACACACTACGGACCAGGAGGGCGGGGAGTATCCCATGGTCGGGGTCTTTCCGGTGACAGCCCGCATGCAGCCCCGGCTGCGCCGGCTCGGCTACCGGCAGGTGGTTCAGGAGCGCCCCGGTTTTTTTGGCCCGGCCGGCCAGAAACTGTTCGGGCACGAGTTCCATTACTCGGCCATAGACCCCATGCCCGAAGATGTGGAACGGGTCTACCGCCTGGAGGACGGCCGGTATGAAGGCTACCGGATCCATAATACCCTGGCCGGCTACCTGCACCTGCACTGGGGCCGGACCCCGGAGGCGGCCCGGTCTTTTATCCAGGCCTGCAGAGATCTGGCAAGATAA
- a CDS encoding ABC transporter substrate-binding protein encodes MKQWRMMLCFLALFLLLAVGGTVRAATLRDSDNRVIVFDHPFSRIISLYPAHTRNLLDMGLEPEKIVAVGRSDRQLDRPRVSFRDDPERLLALEPDLVLIRPMISRAYPQLVKRLEQSGVTVVSLQPASMDRLFWYWETLGRLTGKEDGVRAMIGRFGRELATIRRQVDLIPAGQRKKVYFEAIHRRMKTFAPRSMAIFVLESAGGINVAADALQVRNTNIAAYGKERILARASEIDVFLAQKGRMNPVTVEMIRSEPGFQVIKAVRNDQIYLVDEKLVSRPTLGLLTGIRTVFEILYPVQ; translated from the coding sequence ATGAAACAGTGGCGCATGATGCTCTGCTTCCTGGCGCTGTTCCTTCTCCTGGCAGTAGGCGGGACGGTTCGGGCCGCCACCCTGCGCGACAGTGACAACCGGGTGATTGTCTTTGACCACCCTTTTTCCCGGATTATCTCCCTCTATCCCGCCCATACCCGGAACCTCCTGGACATGGGCCTTGAACCGGAGAAGATCGTCGCCGTGGGCCGCAGTGACCGCCAGCTTGATCGACCCCGGGTCAGTTTCCGGGACGATCCCGAACGGCTGCTGGCCCTGGAACCAGACCTGGTCCTGATCCGGCCCATGATCAGCCGCGCCTATCCCCAGCTTGTCAAGCGCCTCGAGCAGAGCGGGGTCACGGTGGTCTCCCTGCAGCCCGCCTCCATGGACCGGCTGTTCTGGTACTGGGAGACCCTGGGCCGGCTGACCGGAAAGGAGGATGGGGTTCGGGCCATGATCGGTCGTTTCGGCCGCGAACTGGCGACCATCCGGCGCCAGGTGGATTTGATCCCGGCTGGGCAGCGCAAAAAGGTCTACTTCGAGGCCATCCACAGGCGGATGAAGACCTTTGCCCCCCGCTCCATGGCCATTTTTGTTCTTGAATCCGCCGGCGGGATCAATGTGGCCGCCGACGCGCTTCAGGTGCGCAACACCAATATTGCCGCCTATGGCAAGGAACGGATCCTGGCCCGGGCTTCGGAGATCGATGTCTTTCTGGCCCAGAAGGGACGGATGAACCCGGTGACCGTGGAGATGATCCGCAGCGAACCCGGCTTTCAGGTGATCAAGGCGGTTCGCAACGACCAGATCTACCTGGTGGACGAAAAACTGGTCTCCCGGCCCACCCTGGGGCTGCTTACCGGGATCAGGACCGTGTTTGAGATTCTCTATCCGGTGCAGTGA
- a CDS encoding ABC transporter ATP-binding protein yields MTVLVAEQVSFAYGNQPVLAGIDLACKGGCCYGILGPNGSGKTTLLDLFCGLLHPREGQLTFMGRELRRWPVRDLARRLALVPQEFVIRFGFTVREVVAMGRHPHLHRFASLDPGDHRLVERTMEELGIAHLADRPVTRLSGGEKQRVAVARALVQEPRVLLLDEATSNLDIYHTLAILDVIRCRIRDRGLTVVAALHDLNLAAWFCDELVFLKEGRVVRRGRVDQVLVPEIIDEVYGVCSRVRQDGFTGGLQVSFKRRSEDMV; encoded by the coding sequence ATGACGGTTCTGGTGGCGGAGCAGGTTTCGTTTGCCTACGGTAACCAGCCGGTACTCGCCGGTATCGACCTGGCCTGCAAGGGCGGATGCTGCTACGGTATCCTGGGTCCCAACGGCAGCGGCAAGACCACCCTGCTCGATCTTTTCTGCGGCCTGCTGCATCCCCGGGAGGGACAGTTGACCTTCATGGGCCGGGAGCTGCGGAGGTGGCCGGTCCGGGACCTGGCCCGCCGGCTGGCCCTGGTACCGCAGGAATTCGTCATCCGCTTCGGGTTCACGGTCCGCGAGGTGGTGGCCATGGGCCGCCATCCGCACCTGCACCGGTTCGCCAGCCTCGATCCCGGCGATCACCGTCTGGTGGAACGGACCATGGAGGAGCTCGGGATCGCTCACCTGGCCGACCGGCCGGTCACCCGGTTATCCGGCGGGGAAAAACAACGGGTGGCCGTGGCCAGGGCCCTGGTCCAGGAACCCCGGGTGCTGCTGCTCGATGAGGCCACCTCCAACCTGGACATCTACCATACGCTGGCCATCCTGGACGTGATACGGTGCCGGATCCGCGACAGGGGCCTGACCGTGGTCGCGGCCCTGCACGACCTGAATCTGGCGGCCTGGTTCTGTGACGAGTTGGTCTTTCTGAAAGAGGGACGCGTGGTCCGCCGGGGACGGGTGGATCAGGTCCTGGTGCCGGAAATCATCGATGAGGTCTACGGGGTCTGCTCCCGGGTGCGGCAGGATGGGTTCACCGGCGGGCTCCAGGTCAGCTTTAAAAGAAGAAGCGAGGATATGGTATGA
- a CDS encoding FecCD family ABC transporter permease: MRAWRGSSPLLLVVLAGLLVAGMVLAATMGYMRIPAADVLQLIRDRILGLDSSVDPVSAAVVLDVRLPRIIESVLVGGMLAVCGGVFQAILLNPLADPYTLGISSGAAFGASLVIVLQVFGLSLPQFISVPLFAFGGGVATLAVVLSLAAGDRRLSSTSLILSGVIVAAILSAAIGFLKFLADEQVGVIIFWLMGSLSGASWQDILVLVPVAVIGLLVVLLHGRDLNVMAIGERTAVTMGVDTVRLRRTLLVTCTLMASVCVAVAGIIGFVGLIVPHLLRSVIGPDNRWLLALSFFGGGLLLLFADTLTRAVLPAEVPIGVLTALIGGPFFCVIFKRKLRAE, from the coding sequence ATGCGTGCCTGGCGGGGATCCTCTCCACTGCTCCTGGTCGTCCTGGCCGGTCTGCTGGTCGCGGGCATGGTCCTGGCCGCCACCATGGGCTACATGAGGATCCCTGCCGCCGATGTTCTGCAGCTGATCCGCGACCGGATCCTGGGGCTGGACAGTTCCGTGGATCCGGTGTCTGCCGCCGTGGTCCTGGACGTCCGGCTGCCGCGTATCATCGAGTCGGTGCTGGTGGGCGGGATGCTGGCCGTGTGCGGCGGGGTCTTCCAGGCCATCCTGCTCAATCCGCTGGCCGATCCCTACACACTTGGCATCTCTTCCGGGGCCGCTTTTGGCGCCTCCCTGGTCATCGTCCTCCAGGTCTTCGGACTCTCACTGCCCCAGTTCATATCCGTACCTCTGTTCGCCTTTGGCGGGGGGGTGGCCACCCTGGCGGTGGTTCTGTCGCTCGCTGCGGGTGACCGGCGTCTCTCCTCCACCAGCCTGATCCTCTCCGGGGTCATTGTCGCGGCGATTCTGTCAGCGGCCATCGGGTTTCTCAAATTCCTGGCCGACGAACAGGTGGGGGTGATCATCTTCTGGCTCATGGGGAGCCTGTCCGGGGCCTCCTGGCAGGACATTCTGGTCCTGGTGCCGGTGGCCGTCATCGGCCTGCTGGTGGTGCTGCTCCATGGCCGGGACCTCAACGTTATGGCGATTGGCGAGCGGACCGCGGTGACCATGGGCGTGGATACGGTCCGCCTGCGGCGCACCCTCCTTGTCACCTGTACCCTGATGGCTTCGGTCTGCGTGGCCGTGGCCGGGATCATCGGTTTCGTCGGCCTGATCGTGCCCCACCTGCTCCGCTCGGTGATCGGCCCGGATAACCGCTGGCTCCTGGCCCTGTCCTTTTTCGGTGGCGGTCTGCTGCTGCTTTTTGCCGACACCCTGACCCGGGCCGTGCTGCCGGCCGAGGTGCCCATCGGTGTCCTCACCGCCCTGATCGGCGGACCGTTTTTCTGCGTGATATTCAAGAGAAAACTGAGGGCGGAATAA
- a CDS encoding sirohydrochlorin cobaltochelatase, with protein sequence MKWKSVFLAALTLFFLSVATCYSSGAYKVEHKNAIVLAMFGTTVEPALQGLLNIREKVVAMYPETPVRVAFTSNIIRKKWQHRAQDPEYIKAHPEIPADILHVKTPLATIADLQDQGYDTIVLQPTHIAMGEEFLDLATYVDGLMSMGTVKKAKYKPFHKIALGRPALGTYGTAHPYDEDVMTAARALAGDAELARREKAALVYMGHGNEYFPSGGSYLELADRMRQLYPDVLTLIGNVEGFPALEDVLDSLRHAGVKKVVLKPFMVVAGDHAMNDMAGDEEDSWKSVLEKNNIQVIAVKKGLGENDKFADIFVQHLVDAASDAGIHLK encoded by the coding sequence ATGAAATGGAAATCGGTTTTTCTTGCGGCACTGACCCTGTTCTTTCTGTCGGTGGCAACCTGTTATTCCAGCGGAGCGTACAAGGTGGAACATAAAAACGCCATAGTCCTGGCCATGTTCGGAACCACGGTGGAGCCTGCCCTGCAGGGACTTTTGAACATCCGGGAAAAAGTCGTGGCCATGTATCCGGAAACCCCGGTCCGGGTTGCCTTCACCTCCAATATCATCCGCAAGAAATGGCAGCACCGGGCCCAGGATCCCGAATATATCAAGGCCCATCCCGAGATTCCCGCCGATATTCTCCATGTCAAGACCCCGCTGGCCACCATCGCCGATCTCCAGGACCAGGGATACGACACCATCGTCCTCCAGCCGACCCATATCGCCATGGGCGAGGAGTTTCTTGACCTGGCCACCTATGTGGACGGGCTGATGAGCATGGGCACGGTAAAGAAAGCCAAGTACAAGCCGTTCCACAAGATCGCCCTGGGACGTCCGGCGCTTGGCACCTACGGCACCGCCCATCCCTATGACGAGGACGTGATGACCGCGGCCCGGGCCCTGGCCGGCGATGCCGAGCTGGCCCGCAGGGAAAAGGCCGCCCTGGTCTACATGGGCCATGGTAACGAGTACTTTCCCTCGGGCGGTTCCTATCTGGAGCTGGCCGACCGCATGCGTCAGCTCTATCCCGACGTCCTGACCCTGATCGGCAACGTGGAGGGGTTCCCGGCCCTGGAAGACGTGCTCGATTCGCTCAGGCATGCCGGGGTGAAGAAGGTCGTGCTCAAGCCCTTCATGGTGGTGGCCGGTGACCATGCCATGAACGATATGGCTGGTGATGAAGAGGATTCCTGGAAGAGTGTGCTGGAGAAGAACAATATCCAGGTGATTGCGGTCAAGAAGGGGCTGGGCGAAAACGATAAGTTTGCTGACATCTTTGTCCAGCACCTGGTCGATGCCGCGAGTGATGCCGGCATCCATCTGAAGTAG
- a CDS encoding methyl-accepting chemotaxis protein has protein sequence MLQWLKGRKWITVGTKILFGVALVSNLFIGALLYVNYQSSRTVQQTVDDVLQIREQLSSNLRSTIFQLQKEFISLPEFFKVDRRAEILSAVDRDFQVASRETLTGRQAYRPLYSRTERRDLARNRMVVQERDGKVVLSYGLLDEENNFTQTVERLTLRSPDPAGDAARLRELIGRLDDQSGEAEALQQKIRELGVKVADESLKAEKTRNEILDHVEEINAMEKKLAAVRDQQQRFTLGMGLLAIFANMVVLFFLIRIIVERPLYRLTRIIDEIRAGRFPDIPCQQRGDQIGVLSGAIKNFREALAELQLEDRRKAKEKNIIDELIDSIATVVHGLEQRARQLVDMSETLQELAATTGSQSESATVRARDTAEHTQNVSQATDQLRRTVEGINAQIVSQNELVAGIVHGVTVSHGNIRQLKRAIADIGGIIGLVREITDQTKLLALNATIEAARAGSAGKGFAVVASEVKDLSLETERATQDVMEKVSAIEKASLTFVANLQDIEQRVQDLNQVTAHITGAVGEQQEVVTTIAGLSSQTSENTRMVSANIVMVNEAAVRARELSHQVHEYSDEIAGQLTTLLRETTTKLQQLGRGEEGELAAMSS, from the coding sequence ATGTTGCAATGGCTGAAAGGCAGGAAATGGATCACCGTCGGGACCAAGATTCTTTTCGGGGTAGCCCTGGTTTCCAACCTGTTCATAGGGGCGCTGCTCTATGTCAACTATCAGTCCAGCCGGACCGTACAGCAGACCGTTGACGACGTTCTGCAGATACGGGAACAGCTCAGTTCCAACCTCCGGTCCACCATCTTCCAGCTTCAGAAGGAGTTCATATCTCTACCGGAGTTCTTCAAGGTGGACCGGAGGGCGGAGATACTTTCGGCCGTGGACCGAGATTTCCAGGTGGCCAGCCGGGAAACACTCACCGGCCGCCAGGCCTACAGGCCGCTTTACTCCAGGACCGAGCGCCGCGATCTGGCCAGGAACCGGATGGTGGTCCAGGAAAGAGACGGCAAGGTGGTGCTTTCCTATGGGTTGCTGGACGAGGAAAATAACTTCACCCAGACTGTGGAGCGCTTGACCCTGCGGAGTCCGGATCCGGCCGGGGACGCGGCCAGGCTGCGGGAGCTGATCGGCCGGCTGGACGACCAGTCCGGCGAGGCGGAGGCCCTGCAGCAGAAGATCCGTGAGCTCGGGGTCAAGGTTGCCGATGAAAGCCTCAAGGCGGAAAAAACCCGTAACGAGATTCTTGATCATGTGGAAGAGATAAACGCGATGGAAAAGAAACTGGCTGCGGTCCGCGACCAGCAGCAGCGCTTTACCCTGGGGATGGGTTTGCTGGCCATCTTTGCCAACATGGTGGTGCTGTTCTTTCTCATCCGGATCATCGTCGAACGGCCACTGTACCGGCTGACACGCATCATCGACGAGATTCGGGCCGGGCGTTTTCCCGATATTCCCTGTCAGCAGCGGGGTGACCAGATCGGGGTCCTGTCCGGGGCGATCAAGAATTTCCGCGAGGCCCTGGCCGAGCTGCAGCTGGAAGACCGGCGCAAGGCAAAGGAAAAAAACATTATAGACGAACTGATAGACTCCATCGCCACTGTGGTGCACGGTCTGGAACAGCGGGCCCGGCAGCTGGTCGACATGTCGGAAACCCTGCAGGAACTGGCGGCCACCACGGGCAGCCAGTCGGAGAGCGCCACCGTCCGGGCCCGGGATACGGCAGAACATACGCAAAATGTCTCCCAGGCCACCGATCAGCTGCGCCGGACAGTGGAGGGCATCAACGCCCAGATCGTCAGTCAGAACGAGCTGGTGGCCGGCATAGTCCACGGGGTGACCGTCTCCCACGGCAACATCCGTCAGCTCAAGCGGGCCATCGCCGATATCGGCGGGATAATCGGTCTGGTACGGGAGATCACCGACCAGACCAAGCTGCTGGCCCTCAATGCCACCATCGAGGCGGCCCGGGCAGGCTCCGCCGGCAAGGGTTTTGCCGTGGTGGCCAGTGAGGTCAAGGATCTCTCCCTGGAAACCGAACGGGCAACCCAGGATGTGATGGAAAAGGTGAGCGCCATCGAGAAGGCCAGCCTGACCTTTGTCGCCAATCTCCAGGATATAGAGCAAAGGGTCCAGGATCTCAATCAGGTCACTGCCCACATCACCGGGGCGGTGGGTGAGCAGCAGGAAGTGGTAACCACCATCGCCGGGCTGAGTTCCCAGACATCGGAAAATACCAGGATGGTCTCGGCCAACATCGTCATGGTCAACGAGGCCGCGGTCCGGGCCCGGGAACTGTCACACCAGGTGCATGAGTATTCCGACGAGATAGCAGGGCAGTTGACCACCCTGCTCAGGGAAACGACCACCAAACTGCAGCAGCTCGGCCGGGGGGAAGAGGGCGAGCTCGCCGCCATGTCTTCGTGA